Proteins encoded in a region of the uncultured Paludibaculum sp. genome:
- a CDS encoding two-component regulator propeller domain-containing protein: MCLAVAAAACYLALPAFAIDPNRAMSQYVRDRWSTESGFPKGAVYDIAQTTDGYLWFGTERGLVRFDGRSFHLIRDADPRLSTGHVLGLIGDRDGALWVRLRRPTLLRYKGGRFENVMAELGRPASTVTAMGRMRDGSLLVWVLEGEGTAIRYAGNRFETLVTTTGLSRSPVMSVAETTPGTLWIGTRDAGLFRLRPGGGDPITDGLPDPKINCLLSTQDGQLWVGTDNGIALWNGHKLTQPKLPVLPAPVRALALTRDRDSNIWVGTNSQGLMRLNAEGVAFLDDASRRSYEAVTAVFEDREGNLWIGSASGVERLRDSVFVTYGEPEGLPSEDNGAVYAESRERAWFAPVDGGLYSLINGKTAAVHAGGLDRDVIYSIAGGPGVLWAGRQRGGLTELRLGDGVTTAKTYTQADGLAQNSVYSVYRNRDGSVWAGTLSGGASHLEHGRFTNYTLSNGLASNTVVSILEGADGTMWFATPQGLSSLSNGKWRTFTTKEGLPSDSVNCLAEDAKGVLWIGTSAGLACLRGGRIQNPRGKYAPLHEQILGLAFDHGGSLWLSTAGHVLRLDAAAVLNGGVAAESVREYTRADGLHGTEGVKRHRSVVADPEGRIWFSLNRGLSVVDPGRLSISSAPAIAHIQSIQADGELVDLGKAVHIAAGRRRIVFDFVGLSLAVPERVQFRYALDGFDHGWSAPVAEHQAVYTNLGPGPYRFRVIASNVDGAWNGEEATLQFQIEPAYWQTWWFRLGCAVALILAVVALYRLRLLQLTRQLNIRFEERLAERTRIAQDLHDTLLQGFLSASMQLHVAADTLPDESAAKPRLERILKLMGQVIDEGRHAVQGLRSSRSDSHDLDQAFSRIQQEMGIQEDVNFRVIVQGHPRAMHPILRDEVYRIGREAVVNAFRHAQAKSIEVELEYTSKQFRFLVRDDGCGIDPHVLRQGKEGHWGLPGMRERAEWIGAKLHVYSSTSAGTEVELSVPNNIAFAGKHSRLDKSAAKGEG; this comes from the coding sequence TTGTGTCTGGCGGTTGCCGCGGCCGCGTGCTACCTTGCCCTGCCCGCCTTCGCCATCGATCCCAACCGCGCGATGTCTCAGTATGTCCGCGACCGCTGGAGTACGGAAAGCGGATTCCCCAAAGGCGCCGTTTACGACATTGCCCAGACGACAGACGGGTACCTCTGGTTCGGCACGGAGAGGGGACTGGTACGGTTCGATGGAAGGTCATTCCACCTCATCCGCGATGCGGATCCGAGGCTGTCTACCGGGCATGTCCTGGGCCTGATCGGCGATCGGGACGGTGCGTTGTGGGTGCGTTTGCGCCGGCCCACTCTACTGCGCTACAAGGGCGGCCGCTTCGAGAATGTGATGGCCGAACTGGGGCGCCCGGCATCGACTGTAACCGCGATGGGCCGGATGCGTGACGGCTCCCTTCTCGTCTGGGTGTTGGAGGGAGAGGGTACTGCTATCCGGTACGCCGGCAACCGTTTCGAAACGCTGGTGACCACCACGGGGCTGTCGCGCTCACCCGTGATGTCAGTGGCCGAAACGACCCCGGGGACGCTGTGGATAGGGACACGGGACGCCGGCCTCTTCCGGCTCCGGCCGGGCGGCGGTGACCCCATCACCGACGGCTTGCCCGACCCCAAGATCAACTGCCTCCTGTCCACGCAGGACGGTCAACTCTGGGTGGGCACCGACAATGGGATCGCCCTTTGGAATGGGCACAAACTGACGCAGCCCAAGCTGCCTGTGCTGCCGGCGCCCGTTCGCGCCCTGGCGTTGACCAGAGACCGCGATTCAAACATCTGGGTGGGCACGAACTCGCAGGGGTTGATGAGGTTGAACGCGGAAGGCGTCGCATTTCTGGACGACGCCTCCAGGCGGAGCTACGAGGCCGTGACGGCCGTCTTCGAGGATCGCGAGGGCAATCTCTGGATCGGCAGTGCCAGCGGCGTCGAGCGGCTGCGGGACAGCGTGTTTGTCACCTATGGGGAGCCGGAAGGACTGCCATCGGAAGACAACGGCGCAGTGTACGCGGAGAGCCGTGAGCGAGCCTGGTTCGCCCCCGTGGACGGAGGGCTGTACTCGTTGATCAATGGGAAGACGGCAGCCGTTCACGCCGGCGGCCTGGACCGGGATGTCATCTATTCCATAGCCGGTGGCCCGGGCGTGTTGTGGGCTGGCCGGCAGAGGGGCGGCCTGACTGAACTTCGCTTAGGCGACGGCGTGACCACCGCAAAGACCTACACGCAAGCCGATGGTCTGGCGCAAAACAGCGTCTATTCCGTGTACCGCAATCGCGATGGCTCGGTCTGGGCGGGTACTTTGAGTGGAGGCGCCAGCCATCTCGAACACGGACGATTCACGAACTACACGCTCTCCAACGGCCTGGCGTCGAACACCGTCGTCTCGATTCTGGAAGGTGCCGATGGAACAATGTGGTTTGCCACTCCGCAGGGGTTAAGCTCTCTCTCGAACGGAAAGTGGCGCACCTTCACAACGAAGGAGGGGCTCCCCTCGGACAGCGTGAACTGCCTGGCGGAGGATGCCAAAGGGGTCCTATGGATTGGCACGTCGGCCGGGCTCGCCTGCTTGCGCGGCGGACGCATCCAGAACCCGCGAGGGAAGTACGCGCCTCTGCACGAACAGATCCTTGGCCTGGCGTTTGATCACGGCGGTTCATTGTGGCTTTCGACCGCCGGCCACGTGCTGAGGCTCGACGCCGCCGCGGTCCTGAACGGCGGCGTCGCAGCCGAATCGGTCCGCGAGTATACGCGCGCCGATGGGCTGCACGGAACAGAGGGCGTCAAACGCCACCGGTCCGTTGTGGCCGACCCTGAGGGACGTATCTGGTTTTCTCTGAACCGGGGCCTCTCCGTTGTCGACCCGGGGCGGCTCTCCATCAGTTCGGCACCGGCGATCGCTCATATTCAATCGATCCAGGCCGACGGTGAGTTGGTCGACTTAGGGAAGGCCGTGCACATCGCCGCCGGACGCCGTCGCATCGTCTTCGATTTCGTCGGCCTGAGTCTTGCCGTGCCGGAGCGCGTCCAGTTCCGGTATGCGCTGGACGGCTTCGATCACGGGTGGAGCGCTCCCGTGGCGGAACACCAGGCGGTTTACACCAACCTGGGGCCGGGACCCTACCGCTTCCGGGTCATCGCCAGCAATGTGGACGGTGCCTGGAATGGGGAGGAGGCGACGCTTCAGTTTCAGATCGAACCCGCCTATTGGCAGACCTGGTGGTTCCGGTTGGGCTGCGCGGTGGCATTGATCCTGGCGGTTGTTGCCTTGTACCGCCTGCGGCTGCTGCAATTGACCAGACAATTGAATATCCGCTTTGAAGAACGGCTGGCGGAACGAACCCGCATTGCACAGGATCTGCACGACACTCTGCTGCAGGGCTTTCTCAGCGCATCCATGCAGTTGCACGTGGCTGCCGACACCCTGCCGGACGAATCGGCTGCGAAGCCGCGATTGGAGCGGATTCTGAAACTGATGGGTCAGGTGATTGATGAGGGACGACATGCCGTGCAGGGGCTGCGGTCGTCGCGAAGCGACAGCCACGATCTGGATCAGGCCTTCTCCCGGATTCAGCAGGAGATGGGGATTCAGGAGGATGTGAACTTCCGTGTCATTGTCCAGGGACATCCGCGGGCGATGCATCCCATTTTGCGTGATGAGGTCTACCGCATCGGCCGGGAAGCGGTGGTAAACGCCTTCCGTCACGCGCAAGCGAAGAGTATTGAGGTGGAGTTGGAATACACGTCGAAGCAATTCCGCTTTCTGGTCCGCGACGACGGATGCGGCATCGATCCGCACGTGCTGCGGCAAGGCAAGGAAGGTCACTGGGGACTGCCTGGCATGCGCGAACGAGCCGAGTGGATTGGCGCCAAACTCCATGTCTATAGCAGCACCTCGGCTGGCACCGAGGTGGAACTGTCCGTACCGAACAACATCGCTTTTGCCGGCAAGCACAGCCGGCTGGACAAAAGCGCGGCTAAAGGAGAGGGATGA
- a CDS encoding response regulator transcription factor, with the protein MSEEKQIRVFSVDDHPLLREGIATIINNQPDMTLVADAASGSEAIQGYRTHLPDVTLMDLRLPDMSGIDAVIAIRSEFPEARIIMLTTFEGDVEIQRALAAGARGYLLKSMPPKELVEVVRQVNSGKKRLPAEVAAQLAEHLSDEALTEREIDVLRHLAGGNRNRDIAELLRISEETVKVHVKHLMEKLGASDRTQAVAIAVRRGVIQL; encoded by the coding sequence ATGAGCGAAGAGAAGCAGATTCGTGTTTTTAGCGTGGACGACCACCCGCTACTGCGCGAGGGGATCGCGACGATTATCAACAACCAGCCGGACATGACTCTGGTGGCGGATGCCGCCAGCGGCTCTGAGGCGATCCAAGGCTACAGAACTCATTTGCCGGACGTCACCCTTATGGACCTGCGGTTGCCCGATATGAGTGGCATCGATGCCGTTATTGCCATTCGGTCGGAGTTCCCGGAAGCGCGCATTATCATGCTGACGACATTTGAAGGAGACGTCGAGATTCAACGCGCGCTCGCCGCCGGCGCTCGTGGGTATCTGCTGAAGAGCATGCCGCCCAAGGAACTCGTGGAAGTGGTCCGCCAGGTGAACTCAGGTAAAAAGCGGCTGCCGGCCGAGGTGGCCGCCCAACTGGCTGAGCACCTCAGTGACGAAGCGCTGACTGAGCGCGAGATCGACGTCCTTCGGCATCTGGCCGGAGGCAACCGCAACCGCGATATCGCCGAACTCCTTCGCATCTCCGAAGAGACGGTGAAAGTGCACGTCAAACACCTGATGGAAAAACTCGGGGCCAGCGACCGGACGCAAGCCGTTGCCATTGCCGTGCGCCGCGGGGTGATTCAGCTCTGA
- a CDS encoding response regulator transcription factor: MPQASWTAPGVRWGARSVQAEIRVLTVDAHPLVREGLAAVINKEEGMQVVAEAASGEEAVECYRRVRPDVVTLDLQLPDLPGESVARRILAEFPSARIVVITSLQGDAHMLRALEAGVRGLALKGMANEELLDVIRQVQSGRKSIPRQVASALADHLGEESLTPREVQVLRLVARGNRNKEVAAHLSIADETVRMHMKNILGKLAAHDRTHAVTIALTRGFISL; the protein is encoded by the coding sequence ATGCCCCAGGCCTCCTGGACGGCGCCCGGGGTCCGTTGGGGTGCTCGATCCGTTCAGGCGGAAATTCGAGTCCTAACTGTGGATGCACATCCACTCGTGAGGGAAGGACTCGCAGCGGTTATCAACAAGGAAGAAGGCATGCAGGTTGTCGCTGAGGCGGCCAGCGGCGAAGAGGCCGTGGAATGCTACCGCCGGGTCCGGCCCGATGTAGTAACTCTCGATCTGCAATTGCCCGATCTGCCAGGCGAGAGCGTGGCGCGCCGGATTCTGGCCGAATTCCCCTCGGCTCGCATCGTGGTGATCACCAGCCTGCAGGGCGACGCGCACATGCTGCGAGCCTTGGAGGCAGGTGTACGAGGACTCGCGCTGAAGGGCATGGCGAACGAGGAACTGCTGGACGTCATTCGGCAGGTGCAATCCGGACGGAAATCGATTCCTCGGCAGGTTGCTTCGGCCCTGGCCGATCATCTGGGGGAGGAGTCGCTGACGCCGCGCGAGGTGCAGGTGCTGCGGCTGGTGGCACGCGGCAACCGCAACAAAGAAGTGGCGGCGCATCTGTCTATCGCCGACGAGACGGTGCGGATGCACATGAAGAACATTCTTGGTAAGCTGGCGGCCCACGATCGTACGCATGCAGTGACCATCGCCTTGACGCGCGGCTTCATTTCCCTGTGA
- a CDS encoding BamA/TamA family outer membrane protein, translating into MVWLQAAAMLLLVAGARAQEPTRAEQIEKQRAEKAAHLKPDELSRAEQRLLNFRDQHYMERFSAGYHGFRPKIGNMVTGGGFAIGPEYYRNGLGNGLMNIRASAQISTRNYHKLEAAMVMPSLAKGRLTFDLVGAHRYLPSLQYYGTGPDRPKELRTNYLLEDTSVDGTLAAKPWRSLVLGGTSGYLWTNVGPGRDTRFASAETAFSPAQSPGIDIQTDYAHNGVFAQWDYRDNPSGPKQGGNYVMQYTWYHDNRAGLYSFRRLDVDLQQYIGFLNKTRVIALRAKARLSDSDRNEQIPFYMMPFLGGSDDLRGYRPFRFNDRNSMVLNAEYRWEIFSGLDGAIFADAGKVFPRRGFLNFNDLESSVGFGLRFNARNRTAVRVDVGFSHEGFQVWFKFNDIFATRRFGTSAGQPLY; encoded by the coding sequence GTGGTGTGGCTACAAGCGGCGGCAATGCTGCTGTTGGTGGCTGGCGCCCGGGCTCAGGAGCCCACCCGCGCCGAACAGATCGAAAAGCAGCGGGCCGAGAAGGCTGCCCATCTGAAACCCGACGAACTCTCGCGCGCTGAGCAGCGGCTCCTCAATTTCCGCGACCAGCACTACATGGAGCGCTTCTCGGCCGGCTACCACGGCTTCCGGCCGAAGATCGGCAACATGGTCACGGGCGGGGGCTTTGCCATTGGTCCGGAGTACTACCGGAACGGTCTGGGCAACGGGCTGATGAATATACGCGCCTCGGCACAGATCTCCACCCGCAACTATCACAAGCTGGAAGCGGCCATGGTGATGCCGTCGCTGGCCAAGGGCCGCCTCACGTTTGACCTGGTCGGGGCCCATCGCTACTTGCCGTCGCTGCAGTATTACGGCACTGGCCCGGACCGTCCCAAGGAGTTGCGCACCAACTACTTGCTGGAAGACACCAGTGTCGACGGCACGCTCGCGGCGAAACCCTGGCGAAGTCTGGTCCTGGGCGGAACCAGCGGATACCTTTGGACGAACGTCGGTCCTGGGCGCGACACGCGCTTTGCGTCGGCGGAGACTGCGTTCTCGCCCGCCCAGTCGCCCGGCATCGACATCCAGACAGACTACGCGCACAATGGCGTCTTCGCGCAGTGGGACTATCGGGACAACCCTTCGGGGCCCAAGCAGGGCGGCAACTACGTGATGCAGTACACCTGGTATCACGACAACCGCGCCGGGCTCTATAGCTTCCGCCGGCTCGACGTGGATCTGCAACAGTACATTGGGTTTCTGAACAAGACGCGCGTCATCGCCCTCAGGGCCAAAGCGCGCTTGAGCGACTCCGACCGCAACGAGCAGATTCCGTTCTACATGATGCCGTTTCTGGGCGGCTCGGACGACCTGCGGGGCTACCGGCCGTTCCGCTTCAACGATCGCAACTCCATGGTCTTGAACGCCGAATACCGCTGGGAGATCTTTAGCGGTCTGGACGGTGCGATCTTCGCCGACGCCGGCAAAGTGTTTCCCCGGCGGGGTTTTCTCAACTTCAACGATCTGGAATCATCGGTCGGCTTTGGGCTCCGGTTCAACGCCCGCAACCGGACGGCGGTGCGGGTGGACGTCGGATTCAGCCATGAGGGGTTCCAGGTCTGGTTCAAGTTCAACGACATCTTTGCGACGCGCCGGTTCGGCACCAGCGCCGGGCAGCCCTTGTATTGA
- a CDS encoding FAD-dependent oxidoreductase: MKKPYILAIDDDTSVLRAVERDLKAKFSNDYRVIAIDAPQKAVELVRQLTSRGDKVALFLVDQRMPLMSGTEFLQQVIALQPQAKRVLLTAYADSTAAIDAINKVKLNHYLMKPWEPPEHNLYPVLADQLEDWQAGSREEFDGAIVLGTRWAPETHKLKDFLAKSQVPYRWLEPEGLSDTRVLAALAGGSPALPAIIFPDGAVLERPDLSQVAQKLGLATVPSRRFYDVIVIGAGPAGLACALYCSTEGLKTVLIEREAAGGQAGLSSRIENYLGFPSGLSGADLARRGVAQVKRFGVEVLAPADAVGLSVEGEYRVVKLSNGQELAAHSVVIAAGVQWRRLDIPGMESLTGAGIYYGAATTEAASCKDEDVYIVGGANSAGQAAVHFSEVARSVTMIVRGDALSKSMSHYLVQRIETIPNISVMPNAEVESVCGNGHLEEISVRHHPDGRVEKLPASALFIFIGAEPHTDWLDGVVRRDNKGFLLTGANVLSDGRRPAAWKMDRDPYLLETSVPGVFAVGDVRDGAVRRVANSVGEGSIVLYFIRQYMRNR; this comes from the coding sequence ATGAAAAAACCATACATTCTGGCCATTGATGACGACACCTCCGTCCTGCGGGCGGTGGAGCGCGATCTCAAGGCCAAATTCTCGAACGACTACCGCGTGATCGCCATCGATGCGCCGCAAAAAGCCGTCGAATTGGTCCGTCAACTGACGTCGCGCGGCGACAAGGTGGCGCTATTCCTCGTCGATCAACGAATGCCGCTGATGAGTGGCACGGAGTTCCTCCAGCAGGTCATCGCCCTGCAACCCCAGGCGAAGCGCGTCCTGCTCACCGCCTACGCCGATTCGACGGCGGCCATCGATGCCATCAACAAGGTCAAGCTGAATCACTATCTGATGAAGCCTTGGGAACCGCCGGAACACAACCTGTATCCGGTATTGGCGGATCAGTTGGAAGACTGGCAGGCGGGCAGCCGGGAGGAGTTCGACGGGGCCATCGTCCTAGGCACCCGGTGGGCGCCGGAGACTCACAAATTAAAGGACTTCCTGGCGAAGAGCCAGGTCCCCTACCGCTGGCTGGAACCCGAAGGACTCTCGGACACTCGGGTGCTGGCCGCCTTGGCCGGAGGCAGTCCGGCTCTACCCGCTATCATCTTTCCGGACGGGGCCGTCCTGGAACGGCCCGATCTCTCGCAAGTCGCGCAAAAGCTGGGCTTAGCTACCGTGCCCAGTCGCCGTTTCTACGACGTCATCGTCATCGGAGCCGGCCCGGCTGGCCTCGCCTGCGCCTTGTATTGCAGCACCGAAGGATTGAAGACCGTTCTCATCGAGCGTGAGGCGGCAGGTGGGCAGGCCGGTCTCAGCTCCCGCATCGAGAATTACCTGGGCTTTCCGTCCGGATTGAGCGGCGCCGATCTCGCCCGCCGCGGCGTGGCGCAGGTGAAGCGCTTTGGCGTCGAAGTCCTGGCCCCGGCCGATGCCGTCGGGCTCTCGGTGGAGGGCGAGTACCGCGTCGTTAAGTTATCCAACGGCCAGGAGTTAGCAGCGCACAGCGTGGTGATTGCCGCAGGTGTGCAGTGGCGGCGGCTGGATATCCCGGGCATGGAGAGCCTGACGGGCGCGGGCATCTACTACGGCGCGGCTACGACCGAGGCTGCCTCCTGCAAGGACGAAGACGTCTACATTGTTGGCGGTGCGAATTCCGCCGGCCAGGCGGCGGTGCATTTCTCGGAAGTGGCGCGCAGTGTGACCATGATCGTGCGTGGCGATGCGCTTTCGAAGTCCATGTCGCACTATCTGGTACAGCGCATCGAGACGATTCCGAACATTTCTGTCATGCCCAACGCCGAGGTGGAGTCGGTGTGCGGCAATGGCCACCTGGAGGAGATCAGCGTCCGGCACCATCCTGACGGCCGCGTAGAGAAGCTTCCGGCGTCGGCGCTGTTCATCTTTATAGGCGCCGAGCCGCACACGGATTGGTTGGACGGAGTGGTGCGCCGCGACAATAAGGGCTTCCTATTGACCGGGGCGAACGTGCTCTCTGACGGCCGGCGGCCCGCGGCATGGAAAATGGACCGGGATCCGTATCTGCTGGAAACCAGCGTGCCTGGCGTGTTTGCCGTGGGCGACGTGCGGGACGGCGCGGTGCGGCGCGTGGCCAACAGCGTGGGCGAGGGTTCCATCGTCCTGTACTTTATCCGCCAGTACATGCGCAATCGGTAA
- a CDS encoding ATP-binding protein produces MPEDTHTPVAIEELLQSPLFEGENPEAVEWIANHMHLREVEAGGVVWLQGQPVTEFQLILEGELHFRKDDDPFAHLIVGTAGQPTGVLPFSRMKNATGRVWAVVPTRLAVMDAGHLRELVYRAPIVAQRLVAQMTDRTREITRMEEGSNRLLALGKLAAGLAHELNNPASAAVRSSALLREVLNDRRKAAVALHGVVVPESVRGQMTGMIQSVADCLSTPGGMDALEKADLESELTDWLDSEGLPGSLASELVEARVTVADLRPLAADIPADILAQFLRLIVADHQTLCLTRELEEASRRISDLVQAVKLYSYMDQSPVAEVDVEQGIDVTLRMFQHQLKHGFQVVRQFAGNLPKMHANGSALNQIWTNLIDNAIDSMEGKPAGEPKVLTVRTCIEPDDILVEIGDNGPGIPQEVQRRMFEPFFTTKGVGEGTGLGLDIVRRIIRSHQGSIWVDSVPGRTVFQVRLPLKAGRLAPGDDQH; encoded by the coding sequence ATGCCTGAAGATACGCACACACCAGTGGCTATCGAGGAGTTGCTGCAATCCCCCCTGTTTGAGGGAGAGAACCCTGAAGCCGTGGAGTGGATCGCCAATCATATGCACCTCCGCGAGGTGGAAGCCGGCGGTGTCGTGTGGCTGCAGGGCCAGCCGGTGACCGAGTTCCAGCTGATTCTCGAAGGCGAGCTGCACTTCCGCAAGGATGACGATCCCTTCGCCCACCTGATCGTCGGTACGGCCGGCCAGCCCACCGGCGTGCTGCCGTTTTCGAGAATGAAGAACGCGACCGGCCGCGTATGGGCGGTAGTTCCGACACGGCTGGCCGTGATGGACGCTGGACACCTACGAGAGCTCGTGTACCGGGCGCCGATCGTGGCGCAGCGTCTGGTGGCCCAAATGACCGACCGGACACGCGAGATTACGCGGATGGAAGAAGGTTCCAACCGCCTGCTGGCGCTCGGGAAACTGGCGGCCGGTCTGGCGCATGAGCTGAACAATCCGGCGTCGGCGGCCGTGCGTTCGTCCGCTTTGCTCAGGGAAGTGCTGAACGATCGCCGGAAGGCGGCGGTGGCGCTGCACGGTGTGGTTGTGCCCGAAAGCGTCCGAGGGCAGATGACCGGCATGATCCAGTCGGTCGCTGACTGCCTCAGTACCCCGGGCGGTATGGATGCGCTGGAAAAGGCGGACCTGGAGTCGGAACTGACAGACTGGCTGGACAGCGAAGGGCTGCCTGGTTCCCTCGCCTCGGAATTGGTGGAGGCGCGCGTCACGGTGGCCGACCTCCGACCGCTGGCCGCGGACATTCCCGCGGACATCCTGGCGCAGTTTCTTCGCCTGATCGTCGCCGACCATCAGACCCTTTGCCTCACCCGGGAACTGGAAGAGGCGTCGAGGCGCATCTCCGATCTCGTACAGGCTGTGAAGCTTTACTCCTACATGGACCAAAGCCCCGTGGCGGAGGTCGACGTCGAGCAGGGTATCGACGTCACGCTGCGGATGTTCCAACACCAGCTGAAGCATGGTTTCCAGGTGGTGCGGCAGTTTGCGGGCAACCTGCCAAAGATGCACGCCAACGGCAGCGCGTTGAATCAGATCTGGACGAACCTGATCGACAATGCCATTGATTCGATGGAGGGAAAGCCGGCTGGCGAGCCCAAAGTGCTGACTGTCAGAACCTGTATCGAACCTGACGACATCCTAGTGGAGATTGGGGACAATGGGCCGGGCATACCCCAGGAAGTGCAGCGACGGATGTTCGAGCCGTTCTTCACTACCAAAGGTGTTGGCGAAGGGACGGGCCTGGGGCTGGACATCGTTCGCCGCATCATTCGCAGCCACCAGGGGTCCATCTGGGTGGATTCCGTTCCGGGGCGCACCGTATTTCAGGTGCGCCTGCCGCTGAAAGCGGGCCGGTTAGCCCCCGGCGACGACCAGCATTAG